The following proteins come from a genomic window of Eulemur rufifrons isolate Redbay chromosome 24, OSU_ERuf_1, whole genome shotgun sequence:
- the LIPE gene encoding hormone-sensitive lipase isoform X4, with the protein MESSEEAEPAGAVEAPASKRAKEGSKNRSRQRWRKGKAKASRLTRNMDLHTMTQSLVTLAEDNMAFFSSQGPGETARRLAAVFAGVREQVLGVEPTLGRLLGMAHLFDLDAETPANGYRSLVHTARCCLAHLLHKSRYVASNRRSIFFRTSHNLAELEAYLGTLTQLRALVCYAQCLLTINRPGRLFFEGDERLSAEFLQEYATLYKGCFYGRCLGFQFTPAIRPFLQTICIGLVSFGEHYKRNETGLGVTASSLFTSGRFAIDPELRGAEFERIIQNLDVHFWKAFWNITEIEVLSSLANMTSATVRVSRLLSLPPEAFEMPLTTDPTLTVTISPPLAHTGPGPVLVRLISYDLREGQDSEELSSLTKSEGQWTRELWQRAQQAPRSRSLIVHFHGGGFVAQTSKSHEPYLKSWAQELGAPILSIDYSLAPEAPFPRALEECFFAYCWAVKHCALLGTETEDHSDSDQKALGVMGLVRRDTALLLRDLRLSASSWLNSFLELSGRKSQKTSQPVAEPMRRSVSEAALAQPEGPLGTDSLKNLTLKDLSRRSSSDTSDTPDMSLSAETLVPSKPSDINFLVKPEDPLEEVEARNELSAKDRGRGALDPFPKGFRPRRSSQGATRMPFHSLPIVSNPFVSPLLAPDHMLKTLPPVHIVACALDPMLDDSVMFARRLRSLGKPVTLRVVEDLPHGFLTLAALCRETRQATELCVERIRLILTPPAAPPV; encoded by the exons CCTCAAGGCTCACACGCAACATGGACCTGCACACAATGACACAGTCGCTTGTGACGCTGGCAGAGGACAACATGGCCTTCTTCTCCAGCCAGGGCCCCGGGGAGACAGCACGGCGGCTGGCGGCTGTCTTCGCTGGTGTGCGGGAGCAGGTGCTGGGGGTGGAGCCAACCCTAGGCCGCCTGCTGGGGATGGCGCACCTCTTTGACCTGGACGCAGAGACCCCGGCCAATGGGTACCGCAGCCTGGTGCACACGGCCCGCTGCTGCCTGGCACACTTGCTGCACAAATCCCGCTACGTGGCCTCCAACCGCCGCAGCATCTTCTTCCGCACCAGCCACAACCTGGCCGAACTGGAGGCCTACCTGGGCACCCTCACCCAGCTCCGCGCTCTGGTCTGCTACGCCCAGTGCCTGCTGACCATCAACCGGCCCGGGAGGCTCTTCTTCGAGGGTGACGAGAGGCTCAGCGCTGAATTCCTGCAGGAGTATGCCACACTGTATAAGGGCTGCTTCTATGGCCGCTGCCTGGGCTTCCAG TTCACACCCGCCATCCGGCCATTCCTGCAGACCATCTGCATCGGGCTGGTGTCCTTCGGGGAGCACTACAAACGCAACGAGACGGGCCTCG gtgTGACCGCCAGCTCCCTGTTCACCAGTGGTCGGTTTGCCATCGACCCAGAGCTGCGTGGGGCCGAGTTCGAGCGGATCATACAGAACCTGGATGTGCACTTCTGGAAAGCCTTCTGGAATATCACCGAGATTGAGGTGCTATCG TCTCTGGCCAACATGACATCGGCCACCGTGAGGGTAAGCCGCCTGCTCAGCCTGCCACCTGAGGCCTTTGAGATGCCGCTGACCACTGACCCCACGCTCACGGTCACCATCTCACCCCCGCTGGCCCACACGGGCCCTGGGCCCGTCCTCGTCAGGCTCATCTCCTATGACCTTCGTGAAGGACAG GACAGCGAGGAGCTTAGCAGCCTGACGAAGTCCGAGGGCCAGTGGACCCGGGAGCTGTGGCAGCGAGCCCAGCAGGCACCCCGCTCACGGTCCCTGATAGTGCACTTCCACGGCGGCGGCTTCGTGGCCCAGACCTCCAAATCCCACGAGCCCTACCTCAAGAGCTGGGCCCAGGAGCTGGGCGCCCCCATCCTCTCCATCGACTACTCCCTGGCCCCCGAGGCGCCCTTCCCCCGAGCACTGGAGGAGTGCTTCTTCGCCTACTGCTGGGCCGTCAAACACTGTGCCCTCCTCG GTACGGAGACAGAGGACCACTCCGACTCGGACCAGAAGGCACTGGGTGTGATGGGACTGGTGCGACGGGACACAGCCCTGCTCCTCCGAGACCTCCGCCTGAGCGCCTCCTCGTGGCTCAACTCCTTCCTGGAACTGAGCGGGCGCAAGTCCCAAAAGACTTCACAGCCCGTGGCAG AGCCGATGCGCCGCAGCGTGTCTGAAGCAGCACTGGCCCAGCCCGAGGGGCCACTGGGCACAGACTCCCTCAAGAACCTGACGCTGAAGGACTTGAGCCGGAGGAGCAGCTCTGACACATCGGACACCCCCGACATGTCACTGTCAGCTGAGACacttgtcccctccaaaccttcCGACATCAACTTCTTAGTGAAGCCTGAGGATCCATTGGAAGAGGTGGAGGCGAGAAATGAGCTGAGCGCCAAGGACAGAGGCCGGGGTGCCCTTGACCCCTTCCCCAAGGGTTTCCGCCCGCGGCGCTCCAGTCAGGGTGCCACACGGATGCCCTTCCACTCCTTGCCCATTGTCAGCAACCCCTTCGTGTCGCCGCTCTTGGCACCCGACCACATGCTGAAGACCCTGCCGCCCGTGCACATCGTG GCGTGTGCGCTGGACCCCATGCTGGACGACTCGGTCATGTTTGCGCGGCGACTGCGCAGCCTGGGCAAGCCCGTGACGTTGCGCGTGGTGGAAGACCTGCCGCACGGCTTCCTGACCCTGGCGGCGCTGTGTCGCGAGACGCGACAGGCCACCGAGCTGTGCGTGGAGCGCATCCGCCTCATCCTCACTCCGCCCGCCGCGCCGCCGGTCTGA